One Sagittula stellata E-37 genomic window carries:
- a CDS encoding glycosyltransferase family 2 protein, producing the protein MTRVLVVSLNYRTPEMTLRSLRAALGALDGIAADVVCVDNDSGDGSYEAIRAAVEAEGLDVRVIQSGHNGGFGAGNNVGIAARMADGSAPDYVYLLNSDAFPAPGAIAALARHMEAHPEVGIAGSRIVGEDGEPHWTAFRFPSVASELEGAARVGPISRLLGAYTVPLGVPEATCPVDWLAGASMMIRQSLLDRIGGFDETFFLYFEETDLCLRAVRAGSSIHYVCESEVVHIGSVSTGMGRWQRVPGFWLDSRWHYFSKNHGRAYAMAATAAHVAGGLLWRLRVLLQDKPSTDPAHFLRDLVKHDLKAMLRPLPRPAGPQRREDHARV; encoded by the coding sequence ATGACACGTGTGCTGGTCGTATCCCTGAACTACCGGACGCCGGAGATGACTCTGCGGTCGTTGCGCGCGGCGTTGGGCGCGCTGGACGGCATCGCGGCCGATGTGGTCTGCGTCGACAACGACAGCGGCGACGGGTCCTATGAGGCGATCCGCGCGGCGGTGGAGGCCGAGGGGCTGGACGTGCGTGTCATCCAGTCGGGGCACAACGGCGGCTTCGGCGCGGGCAACAACGTGGGCATCGCGGCACGGATGGCGGACGGGTCGGCGCCGGATTACGTCTACCTGCTGAACTCCGACGCGTTCCCGGCACCCGGCGCGATTGCCGCGCTGGCCCGCCACATGGAGGCCCATCCGGAGGTGGGCATCGCCGGGTCGCGCATCGTGGGCGAGGACGGAGAGCCGCACTGGACCGCCTTCCGCTTCCCCTCTGTCGCGTCGGAGCTGGAAGGCGCGGCACGGGTTGGCCCGATCAGCCGCCTGCTGGGCGCGTACACTGTGCCGCTGGGCGTGCCGGAGGCGACCTGCCCGGTGGATTGGCTGGCCGGGGCGTCGATGATGATCCGGCAAAGCCTGCTGGACCGCATCGGCGGCTTCGACGAGACCTTTTTCCTGTACTTCGAGGAAACCGATCTGTGCCTGCGCGCCGTGCGCGCTGGAAGCAGTATACATTATGTATGCGAAAGCGAAGTCGTGCACATCGGCTCTGTCTCCACCGGGATGGGCCGGTGGCAGCGGGTGCCCGGCTTCTGGCTGGACAGCCGCTGGCATTACTTTTCGAAGAACCACGGGCGGGCCTATGCCATGGCCGCGACCGCCGCGCATGTGGCCGGTGGGCTGCTGTGGCGGCTGAGGGTGCTTTTGCAAGACAAGCCGTCCACCGATCCCGCGCATTTCCTGCGCGATCTCGTGAAACACGATCTGAAAGCCATGCTGCGCCCGCTTCCGCGGCCAGCCGGCCCGCAACGGAGGGAAGACCATGCCCGCGTTTGA